In Gigantopelta aegis isolate Gae_Host chromosome 6, Gae_host_genome, whole genome shotgun sequence, the following are encoded in one genomic region:
- the LOC121374292 gene encoding uncharacterized protein LOC121374292, translated as MAKPRRASLNSLDTPRPSTPFRHQKVVSYQLFYQEQKARLGSLYTFLTREQINLKIKDKWKQLETNQKKNYTKAILCVTPLKKPILDLKLASSTPKYSSAKKKGSSKVDSEVSSLLSTSPSPVISSQEKVQHWLNDPKHDVLGNSKKYEATQYALNYGIPEIIEETPDKPTGILKNNSFRNSSEVKIKSKNNSRVSFSPRNNKTKSYPSKSKITMKVSNLTDVPCIGRQKKTLIKDKDVFDFDVIDNVELYIEDEISLNPEVKNQSMSSSKLTSQKKKTARKSFNFEDDKSLQNKQVQLIKPKLNGNVSKQTLNTPENKKKQKPPTPIAKMLRCPKKQKAQNSKSENEREPGKIVLNKQLRPQKDISELKLNLKHRPRTDTHAVKQRLRPRHKQFSPEYSKSNRFKSNSLQEDQSTEHSTFYRNRKGLLVGPIIYGGSDNVSAGLSPSVFDDRDANFDDQGANSDNHGADSDDDYGYYTNHKGLIFGPISDGQSFTKKNEKKEYVKDSTVAFVSKKEKGTLVDKVFPKQTKTYTQRRRTISGNAQQIQKPSNALYSSNSEKTVPKANRSKSYRAEITNCKKCLKKDNDMGDSLTVTNSKFSRQKNTQMLLNDKLHQQKPSSPASSIPWEADNSVKDLESLSIASTADLELVHPQMTQSKTTLAQVLSRMQQITSPIQMSLESSPRLLSPTLSGISQLTSLSEKSSNHSEKVLRQVDERKSILRSFHSQNQKQGTIIPQLSSLSEEASNQSEKMQRKQMEERKPNLRFNSQNGKTKSRQSTVSKKLTTHVSQEKDLLCDMFQDVTPPEKKKMKLRERRLVASNKEAKMLNFETMFDERDIFL; from the exons ATGGCAAAGCCACGGCGAGCATCTTTAAATTCATTAGACACCCCTAGACCATCAACACCATTTCGACATCAAAAGGTGGTAAGCTACCAACTGTTTTACCAGGAACAAAAGGCACGACTTGGATCACTTTATACATTCTTAACACGGGAACAAATTAATCTGAAAATCAAAGACAAATGGAAGCAGTTAGAGACTAATCAAAAGAAGAATTACACTAAGGCCATATTATGTGTCACACCACTGAAAAAACCTATCTTAGACCTAAAGCTGGCTTCTTCAACACCTAAATATTCCTCTGCAAAAAAGAAAGGTTCATCAAAGGTTGATTCTGAAGTCTCGTCTTTGCTTTCAACATCTCCATCACCTGTTATTTCCAGTCAAGAAAAAGTGCAACATTGGCTAAATGATCCCAAACATGATGTCCTTGGTAACAGCAAGAAATATGAAGCAACACAATATGCCTTGAATTATGGCATTCCTGAAATTATTGAAGAGACTCCTGACAAACCAACAGGAATACTGAAAAATAACAGTTTCAG AAATTCAAGTGAAGtaaaaatcaaatcaaagaATAATTCTAGAGTGAGTTTTTCACCaaggaataataaaacaaaatcctaCCCctctaaaagtaaaataacaatGAAGGTTAGTAATTTGACAGATGTACCATGCATAGGcagacaaaagaaaacattgatCAAAGACAAAGATGTTTTTGATTTTGACGTAATTGATAATGTGGAGTTATATATTGAGGATGAAATTTCATTGAATCCAGAGGTGAAAAACCAGTCCATGAGCTCATCCAAACTGacttcccaaaagaaaaaaacagccAGAAAGTCATTTAATTTTGAAGATGATAAAAGTTTACAGAATAAACAAGTACAACTCATTAAACCTAAATTGAATGGTAATGTTTCCAAGCAGACTTTGAATACAccagaaaataaaaagaaacaaaaacccccaacaccAATAGCTAAAATGCTGAGATgtccaaagaaacaaaaagcaCAAAACTCAAAATCTGAAAATGAGAGAGAGCCTGGCAAAATTGTCTTAAATAAACAGTTAAGACCACAGAAAGATATTTCTGAGTTAAAACTAAATCTAAAGCATAGACCAAGAACTGATACTCATGCAGTGAAACAAAGGCTTCGCCCTAGACACAAACAGTTTTCTCCTGAATATTCTAAAAGCAATAGGTTCAAGAGTAATTCTCTACAAGAAGATCAGTCGACAGAGCACTCTACTTTCTATAGAAACAGAAAGGGTTTGCTTGTTGGACCAATCATCTATGGTGGAAGTGACAATGTGTCAGCAGGATTGTCACCATCAGTTTTTGATGACCGTGATGCCAATTTTGATGACCAAGGTGCAAACTCTGATAACCATGGTGCAGACTCTGATGACGATTATGGCTATTACACTAACCACAAAGGTCTGATATTTGGTCCCATTTCAGATGGGCAGTCTTTCACAAAGAAGAATGAGAAGAAAGAATATGTTAAAGATAGTACGGTAGCATTTGTGTCGAAGAAAGAAAAGGGCACTCTTGTTGATAAGGTGTttccaaaacaaactaaaacatatACACAGAGACGGAGAACAATATCAGGTAATGCTCAACAAATTCAGAAACCTTCAAATGCTTTGTACTCATCAAATTCAGAAAAGACCGTACCAAAGGCAAATCGTTCCAAGAGTTACAGAGCTGAAATAACAAACTGTAAAAAGTGTTTGAAAAAAGATAATGACATGGGTGATTCTTTAACTGTCACAAATTCAAAGTTCTCAAGgcagaaaaacacacaaatgttGTTAAATGATAAATTACATCAGCAAAAGCCTTCATCTCCTGCAAGTTCAATACCATGGGAAGCTGATAACAGTGTGAAGGATCTGGAGAGCTTATCCATTGCTAGCACAGCTGATTTGGAATTGGTCCACCCTCAGATGACCCAGTCAAAGACAACATTGGCTCAAGTGTTATCCAGAATGCAACAGATTACCTCCCCTATTCAGATGTCATTGGAGTCTTCACCAAGATTATTGTCACCTACTCTCTCTGGAATATCTCAG CTTACTAGTTTATCAGAGAAATCTTCAAACCACAGTGAGAAAGTACTTAGACAGGTGGATGAAAGGAAATCTATTCTAAGGAGTTTTCATTCACAAAATCAAAAACAGGGCACAATAATACCACAG CTTTCTAGTTTGTCCGAGGAAGCTTCAAACCAAAGTGAGAAAATGCAACGTAAACAGATGGAAGAAAGGAAACCTAATTTAAGGTTTAATTCACaaaatggaaaaacaaaatcaagacAAAGCACTGTTTCAAAG AAACTTACTACACATGTCAGTCAAGAGAAAGACTTGCTGTGTGACATGTTTCAAGATGTGACTCCAccagaaaagaaaaagatgaaACTAAGAGAACGCAG aCTGGTTGCCAGTAACAAGGAAGCTAAAATGCTAAATTTTGAAACTATGTTTGATGAGAGAGACATCTTTTTGTAA
- the LOC121376419 gene encoding cilia- and flagella-associated protein 97-like has protein sequence MEEDLSGDVDFDFFDSPVKTKSSKSPSPNPIVSNENLESKTPTTRFESSVTETVSISKESPNQGSQSKDIFVDAASNDNKNSETSHARRLSLESLSESDYAKEYSDSFSDVSSVESADVKKSGSSRSRSSSASSSRSRSSSRESYSHSENSTNSSRDHERSSLQKQSKLNWHNGDTAVAVSFSDQDALDGSGEKTRQKVSQRSEPNVSQRPSTAHHKSRKPRQSVQKQAWDSIPVKSEDIEQKKRKMSQYSEYSDASSRSGSSSDSDMTDVSPLTSPRNSPNKKKLHVQVQYKQMPLNDDSEEYEQREVTGNEDIDLSILMKALCDHEKEKQVMANRRRVMFAPPKKADGHNFTFSNDRATIIDRENQRLLNQLMQNVNPQPKQRHSCARYVFTPPQRITSSAVNRKREQQRIEMDNMAMLRRLQKITPSKGMSRNEQVKEFEKTTLYGVPVADVPHRKRVPSGLHASSGLSQRSRSMNSVNSTSTMGSRRSTASSTKRKTLIDPRPQWCDRW, from the exons ATGGAAGAAGATTTGTCAGGTGATGTAGACTTTGACTTTTTTGATTCGCCTGTGAAAACGAAATCATCGAAATCACCATCACCTAATCCGATCGTCTCAAATGAAAATCTTGAGTCAAAAACACCCACGACTCGGTTCGAGAGTTCGGTAACTGAGACAGTCTCCATAAGCAAGGAATCTCCAAACCAGGGGTCTCAGAGCAAAGATATTTTTGTTGATGCTGCCTccaatgacaataaaaattctGAAACTTCACATGCACGCCGGTTGTCGTTGGAATCATTAAGTGAATCGGACTATGCAAAAGAGTATTCCGACAGTTTCAGTGATGTTTCTTCAGTTGAATCGGCGGATGTCAAGAAAAGCGGATCATCTAGAAGTCGTTCATCTTCTGCATCGAGTTCAAGATCCAGAAGTTCATCACGGGAATCTTATTCACATAGTGAAAATTCAACTAATTCAAGTAGGGATCATGAACGGAGTTCACTCCAAAAGCAGTCAAAATTAAATTGGCATAATGGTGATACAGCAGTTGCAGTATCATTTTCGGACCAAGATGCCTTAGATGGTTCGGGGGAAAAAACAAGACAGAAAGTTTCTCAAAGATCAGAACCGAATGTTTCGCAAAGACCAAGTACAGCACATCATAAATCACGAAAACCAAGACAGAGTGTCCAGAAACAAGCTTGGGATTCCATACCAGTAAAAAGTGAAGACATTGAgcagaaaaagagaaaaatgtcACAGTATTCTGAATATAGTGATGCGTCATCTCGATCAGGCTCTTCTTCCGACAGTGACATGACTGATGTCTCGCCCTTAACATCACCTAGAAACAGTCCAAATAAAAAGAAACTACATGTACAGGTGCAATACAAACAGATGCCACTTAATGATGACAGTGAAGAATATGAACAGAGAGAAGTGACTGGAAATGAAGACATTGATCTCAGTATTTTAATGAAAGCTCTTTGTGATcatgaaaaagaaaagcaagTTATGGCAAACAGAAGAAGAGTCATGTTTGCACCACCTAAAAAAGCTGACGGACACAACTTCACATTTAGTAATGACAGAGCAACTATTATAGACAGAGAAAATCAAAGATTGCTAAATCAGCTTATGCAAAATGTAAACCCACAGCCGAAACAGAGGCATTCTTGTGCAAGATATGTATTTACACCTCCTCAACGAATAACTTCTTCGGCTGTTAATAGAAAAAGAGAGCAGCAAAGAATTGAGATGGATAACATG GCAATGCTTCGAAGATTACAGAAAATCACCCCATCCAAGGGAATGTCACGCAATGAACAGGTAAAGGAATTTGAGAAGACCACTCTTTATGGTGTCCCAGTAGCTGATGTTCCACACCGAAAAAGAGTTCCGTCCGGTTTGCATGCTTCCAGTGGTCTGAGTCAGAGGTCACGAAGCATGAACAGTGTCAACAGTACTTCAACCATGGGATCTCGTCGGTCTACCGCCTCTAGTACCAAGAGGAAAACTCTCATAGATCCTAGACCTCAGTGGTGTGACCGGTGGTAA